The following are from one region of the Jeongeupia sp. USM3 genome:
- a CDS encoding DUF2789 domain-containing protein yields MDTSPHTLAVLFKQLGLPDDAHSIRQFIASHRLAAGVSLPDAPFWAPAQAEFLAEALDDDSDWAEMADELAALLSD; encoded by the coding sequence ATGGATACCAGCCCCCACACGCTGGCCGTGCTGTTCAAGCAGCTCGGCCTGCCCGACGATGCCCACAGCATCCGCCAGTTCATCGCCAGCCACCGTTTGGCGGCTGGCGTCAGCTTGCCCGACGCGCCGTTCTGGGCGCCGGCGCAGGCCGAATTCCTCGCAGAAGCGCTCGACGACGATTCGGACTGGGCCGAAATGGCCGACGAGCTGGCCGCGCTGCTGAGCGATTGA
- a CDS encoding neutral zinc metallopeptidase has protein sequence MRWKDMRESANVEDRRGQGGRGGFKLGIGGIIAVVVISLLLGKNPIEMLGLVSQFTGGGSVSQQAAAPSDNDQGKQFTARVLGDTEDTWTRLFAENGGTYRPPTLVLFRNGVASACGQASSAVGPFYCPGDSKVYLDLGFFDELSRRYGAKGEFAQAYVIAHEVGHHVQNLIGVSGKVRQLQSGKGEAAANALSVKQELQADCLAGVWGHHAQSRGLLEAGDLQDALIAAQAIGDDTLQRNAGRSVTPDSFTHGSAAERMQWLQRGFDSGRMQDCNTFGG, from the coding sequence ATGCGTTGGAAGGACATGCGCGAGAGCGCGAACGTCGAGGATCGGCGCGGGCAGGGCGGCCGCGGCGGCTTCAAGCTGGGAATCGGCGGCATTATCGCCGTCGTGGTGATCAGCCTGCTGCTGGGCAAGAACCCGATCGAGATGCTCGGGCTGGTGTCGCAGTTTACCGGCGGCGGGTCGGTCAGCCAGCAGGCCGCCGCGCCAAGCGACAATGATCAGGGCAAGCAGTTTACCGCCCGGGTGCTCGGCGATACCGAGGACACCTGGACCAGGCTGTTTGCCGAAAACGGCGGCACCTATCGGCCACCGACGCTGGTGCTGTTCCGCAACGGCGTTGCGTCGGCGTGCGGCCAGGCCAGTTCGGCCGTCGGGCCGTTCTACTGCCCGGGCGACAGCAAGGTGTATCTCGACCTCGGATTTTTCGACGAACTGAGCCGGCGTTACGGTGCCAAGGGCGAGTTCGCCCAGGCCTACGTGATTGCCCACGAGGTCGGCCATCACGTGCAGAACCTGATCGGCGTGTCCGGCAAGGTCAGGCAGTTGCAGAGCGGCAAGGGCGAAGCGGCCGCCAACGCCTTGTCGGTGAAGCAGGAGCTGCAGGCAGACTGCCTCGCCGGGGTCTGGGGGCATCACGCGCAGTCGCGCGGGCTGCTCGAAGCCGGTGACCTGCAGGATGCGCTGATTGCCGCGCAGGCGATCGGCGACGACACGCTGCAGCGCAATGCCGGCCGCAGCGTGACACCCGACTCGTTCACCCACGGCTCGGCCGCCGAGCGGATGCAGTGGTTGCAGCGCGGATTCGACTCCGGCCGAATGCAGGACTGCAATACCTTCGGCGGCTGA